Within Ovis aries strain OAR_USU_Benz2616 breed Rambouillet chromosome 3, ARS-UI_Ramb_v3.0, whole genome shotgun sequence, the genomic segment ttaaaggaaaatttatagagacagaaagattgATGGTTGCCTGGTGCAGTGTGAGGGGTGGGAGACAAGGATTAATAGTGGATATGAGGGTTCTCATTGGGATGATAGGAATGTTCTATCTGCTTTGTGCTTTATGGTGATGCTTGCACAACGTGATAAATTTACTAGAAATCATTGATTGTCCACTTGAAATCGATAAGGTATATGATGTGCAAAATATACCTCAGTAAATTCGGAGGAGGTAGTATGGGTTGGAGGGATGgaaggatggaggaggagaaagaaagagggaggagagagcgCGCATGAGAACAGGACTGCATGAAGTCAGGATGTTCGGATCTGAAACCTAGCAacttctctttgcctcagttttctgTCAGTGAGgttggggaaaaaataattagCTTATCCACAAAGTAGTGTTGGAAAGATTGTGATAATATGTAAATCATGCTTAACACAaagtttggaccataaagacagcaataaatattagccattataataataataattattattgttgGTAGTATTTAACCTGCCAAGGATCCAGCTCATTTAGATCAACTTAATTCAAATCCTGGAGAGGGATTTGTACTGAGGCTGAAGAAGGCAGGGACTGATCTTGTGGAAATGACTCCGGGGGAGTCTGAGAGTCTAAAGCACAGGGTCGGTGACTTTAGGGTTCCAGCTGCACGGAGACCATGCGGTGTTAGGAGGTGGTCATACACGCGCCCTAAAGCCACAATGTCGTATCCATCCCCCCAGGCTAAGCCTTCCAACCCCAGTAACCCTCGAGTCTTCTTCGACGTGGACACCGGAGGGGAGCGAGTTGGTCGAATTGTCTTAGAATTGTTTGCAGATATTGTACCCAAAACTGCAGAAAATTTCCGTGCATTATGTACAGGAGAAAAAGGCATTGGACCCACCACTGGAAACCTCTCCATTtcaaaggatgtccttttcatagaATTATTAAGAAATTTATGATTCAGGGTGGAGACTTCTCAAATCAGAATGGGACAGGTGGAGAAAGCATTTATGGTGAAAAATTTGAAGATGAAAATTTCCATTATAAGCATGACAAGGAGGGATTGCTGAGCATGGCCAATGCGGGCAGCAACACCAACGGCTCCCAGTTCTTCACCACCGTTCCGACTCCGCATTTGGATGGGAAGCATGTAGTGTTTGGCCAAGTGATTAAAGGAATGGGTGTGGCAAAGATTCTGGAAAATGTGGAGGTGAAAGGTGAAAAACCTGCCAAATTGTGCGTTATTGCAGAATGCAGAGAACTGAAAGAAGGAGATGATTGGGGAATATTCCCAAAGGATGGGTCTGGTGACAGTCACCCAGATTTCCCCGAGGATGCAGATGTGGATTTAAAAGATGTAGATAAAATTGTATTAATATCAGAAGACTTAAAAAACATTggaaatacatttttcaaatcCCAGAACTGGGAGATGgccattaaaaaatacacaaaagtttTAAGGTATGTGGAAGGCTCCCGGGCTGCTGCTGAGGACGCAGATGGAGCAAAGCTGCAGCCTGTCGCTTTGAGCTGTGTGCTGAATATTGGCGCTTGCAAACTGAAGATGTCCGATTGGCAGGGCGCAGTCGATAGCTGTTTGGAGGCCCTTGAAATAGACCCATCAAATACCAAAGCACTGTACCGTAGAGCCCAAGGATGGCAAGGATTAAAAGAATACGATCAAGCATTGGCTGATCTTAAGAAAGCTCAGGAAATAGCACCAGAAGATAAAGCTATCCAGGCAGAATTGCTGAAGGTCAAGCAAAAGATAAaggcacagaaagaaaaagaaaaggcagcttATGCAAAAATGTTTGCTTGATGAGGAATTCAGTTTTGCTTAAGTGTGTGTTGATCGTATGAGCGAGGAAGACAGTTAAACGGTTTGTCTGTTCGGTGTGATCCCTCCTGTGCTCCCTCTGATACTTCGGTTCCCTGTGTTTACAGTCCAGGAATATGGATAGGGACTTACTGTTTAACACACCAGTGTTACAAACTCCAGTGGCGTCGATTCCCTCTTCAGTGACTCTCTGCAGTATTCAAAGGATAATGGTGTTTCCAGCTTGTTTTTAAACTTCTAAACACACATCGTGTTTGAATAAACAGACAAAagcctgaaaaaaaataaataaataaagcacaggGTCGGTCAGTCCGCTGCAAGTTGGGAGACTGGACCTCTGGAGCCTCACAGATGCATGCTGTTTCTCATGGCAGCAGCATTCGTGGAGGGGTCATCCTGCCGCCACCAATGTGGGAGCAATATGTGCTGTTTCTACTCCAGTCCAACAAGGATTTCTCACTGCTTCATGCCAATCCTGTTGGCTTGGAGGACAGTGGATTCGGGCGCACAGAGGAGGGACACCTAACCTTGTGTACGAGGGCTTCTAGAGGAAGTGATGTCTCTGTGAGACAAGAATACGTTGGCGTTTCCCAGATGAAGGGTGAGGAGAGTTACCCAGGTGAGGAGAGTTACCCAGGCGAGGAGAGTTACCCAGGCACAGCTTGAGTAAACCCCAGAAGTGACAGGGAGGTTGCAGAATTCAGTGAAGAGCTGATAGAAAGAGCAGAGTGACAAGAAGCAGggctggagtcacacagagtgtCTTTTGTGCCATGATAAAGAATTTAGGTTTATTCTGAAGACAATGAAGACCAGGGAAGAGCACTAAGCAGGTTTTGGGACCGGCTCAGTTACCTTCAGTTCGGTGGTCCCAATGGAACTTAACACACTACCCTCTGAGTGAGCCTGCTCTGTTGATCAGACAAATGCCCTCCCAGAGGCACATGGCTTGGGTTTTGCGTTTAGCCTCCTCAAGTGCAAATGTTCCTCCAAGGACCACATCCGTACCGGTGTCTAACCCTCCCAAGAGAGGCATAAAAGGCCCTAATGCAGTGGCTGAGAGCCTGTCTTGGGGGCCAGACTTCAGAAAAGCAGAGGACTTGTGGGTGTTTAACACACTTCGCCCTGGGTGCTTGCTCTGGCTGAGAGCCCATTAATAAGCCCAGCGGCCAAGGGACAGGTATTGTGCCAGTTACTATGGCATCACCTTGGAAAGGATCCCTCAGTGAAAGCCACAGCTGAGCTGAGTGAGGCAGGAGGGGAATGTGGTCAGAAACAGCAGGAGGGGCTGGAGATAGGCTGCAGAGGGTTTCGCTGGTCACAGGACACTTCGTGGGCTGGAGCCCCCTTTAGCTTCTCCAGCTGCAGCCCAAGGAGGGAGCCAGGCTGCGCTCAGCCTGAGAGTGGCTGCCTGAGACAGCACCACAGGCTGCTGCTGAGCTGGGAGCTGAGAGGGGCTGAATTCCCATTCACAGATCATCTGGCCTCTCCTGTTTGGGGGGGCGGGTGTTGTATCTCATCTGGAAAGATCTGGGCTGGGTTTCATGCCTTTTTGATTTTAAATAGTCACCTCCCTGAGAACTGACTTCCAGGTGTTCATCGAGGAAAGCAGAGCTATCCCCATGCTGGAAATGAAGCGATGAGTGTTCCTGAGACTGACTGTTGAAGGCTTGGAGGTAACCCCGTCTCACAATGCCTTTTAAAGCATTCGATAccttcaaagaaaaaattttgaaaccTGGAAAGGAGGGAGTGAAGAACGCTGTGGGAGATTCGTTGGGGATTTTACAAAGGTAAAGTCTGAATGCAAACTTTAGATTTATTTCAGAGTAGCTTCACATTGCTGCTGGTGTTTGAAAGAATTTGTCTCATGTTTTTaaagctacattttaaaaaggagtgGGAGGGTCAGAATAAAGGGCTTCTGGAGCCCCTTCCAGCTCCAACAGACTAcacctggaggaaaaaaagatgcATCAAAAGGATATGTTGAATTAGGAAAACACCAAGACAAGCACTCCGTTTATGCAGCAAGATTAGCACTTACTGGACACGCTAATATTGCAAGTTGTGTGTTTGGCattgaattagaaaatatttggggCTGTAACACTTTATGTTAATTCAATAGTAACAACAAAACCAGGAACCACTTTGCATGGTTATGCTTTGAGTTGaaacaatttttaagaatttttcactgcAGATGAAAATTAGGTATTTTCAAATTGTATAGCTTGTAATATAAACTGTATGAAGTGGTTCTTGAATGTGTAGTTTTCAAAGAGAAGGATTACTGCACAATAATATGaagaaagtaactttaaaaattagtatttaaaGCAGAAAATCTTACATGATTAAATGGGAAAGTATTAAGTGGTGTCATTGAACTGAATGTTTTTgtccaaacaaaaaaatagatcttttttttaaagtaaaatatgttATTATTGAAAGGAGATTTGCCATAAATGAATGCATTGATGTGATATTTaatttgtggtttttaaaatagACATAGTAAATGCCCTCCTAGGttttataaatgaattaataagcaGTACTTATGTGCAACATAAAATGATTCTTTGAATTTCTTTGatgtaaataaatgtgaaaataactgataaaatttttatcattatttctaattatgatgaatgaaaatttcccttggcatctgcttttaacttttctatgttttctcataaatttaaaaactagcCCACAGATTCATTCCACTTCTTGCGTTTTATAATACACAGACTCCTGCCAGTGTTAATTTTTCCACTGTATCCCTTTGGTGAGCTTAGCAAGAGAACTGGGTTGGGCACATTTTAATTCtggtaattaaaaacaaaaagtttcaGTCAGAACTACACTGAATTATCATGTATAAATGAAAACCTACCTCAGTGACAGCAGGATAAACTAGCTAAACACAGGAAATGATTATAATAACCTTTTCTTTTAAGAGTGTTTTATTCTTCTGCCGACCACTCCCAGGTAACATCTTTTTACAGTGGAGTTTCATTTgattaaaaatgcaaaaggaaGCAGAGTGGCTTAATTGGCGTATTCAAGTGATGAcaactatttcagttcagttcagttcagtctctcagtcgtgtctgagtctttgcaaccccatgaactgcagcacaccaggcctccttgtccatcaccaactcctggagttctctcaaactcacgtctatcaagtcggtgatgccatccagccatatcatcctctgtcgtccccttctcctcttgcccccaatccctcccagcatcagagtcttttccaatgagtcaactcttcgcatgaggtgggcaaagtattggagtttcagctttagcatcattccttccaaagaacacccaggactgatctcctttagaatggactggttggatctccttgcagtccaagggactctcaagagtcatctccaacaatTATTTAGCTTTAGATAAATACTTAGGAGTGTTCTTTTTCAACTttagctgctttttaaaatttaatcactTTTCTCAGGCGTAAGTGCTGATTTTACTATGTTTGATTGAATGATCCACTTGAATATTCTTTTGTTTACCAGATTGGTTTGCTTTAGGGATATAACAAAATCAGTAATTTCCAAGTTGTGTGACTTCAACCCCAAATTAAGCTATGTGTCTATTACTCTGAAGAGTTTTCTGAGAATTGGCtcactgaacattaaaaaaaaaaaaaaaacaaaaacctgctaTCATAGTTCTAGATAGCACACTAAATACATGCTAGATATTATCATTGTTGTTGTAATTATAGAATGATTGGTTTTAGAATAAAGCCAAATTCATACCTCATCTTTCAGTGATCCCTAGAGAGAAATTGTTGGCAGAAGTACGCATTAGCTGACTGGCAATCTGAACTGATCCTCAACTCTAGTGGTCTTTGAGCAGAGCTCCAGAATTAGGGTTCCTCCAGCAAAAACAGCTCTGCTGTTTTAACACTTGGTGTTAACCTCAAATCTATaagatagttttatatatatataatgctttgCCCAGAACCTGGTATGTAGTGGTTGTTTCCTCCCCGCGTTTTTACATAAAACCAGTCGACAGGATCCAGTGTAAGAAAAAAGTCataaagaaatgttttctgttttgtaagggGCAGGAACATTGGGAAGTTAAGAATCCCGACTTTCTAACTTAGCAATCACTATAAGTCATAGATGTCTAATAATGTTTACTACTGAGATCATCATCTAAATGGAATTTTctatatgcttttgaactatggggtCTTCCTCATGGTCAAGGGAGAGGTAAATGCATAGCGAAGTACCTGAAGTCCACACATGGGGCTGATTACAGCCAGACACTCTTAGTCTTCCTGGAGAGCAGTCATTGATAAGAAGCAGCTGAGCAATTCATCAGCTAAAGGtacattaatatttttgaaatgtaggAAGAAAGATGATGCATTCACTTATCGTCCACTGTTCGAACAGATAGAAGGCATTCCATTTGGAGATTAATGCCCAGAAACTGATATACAGTCTTTTTCTGCTTAAATGATGAATGTTATCTAACTGCTTATGTGTAGTAAATGATAGTAATGACACTATGTTCCAGGTACCATTAATTCTATTAACAACTCTATGAGGGAGGGCCAATTATAATCACAGTTTTACGTATGAAAAaacggaggcacagagaggttaagtaatttgcccagtgTGACACAGCTTGTAAGTGGCGGAGCTGGGTTTCAGACCAGATATTTTGTGCCCATCTTAATCATTACATTACGAATCAACTGTCTGGTGGCAGaaactcatttaatcttaacCACAGTTctatagcaacccattccagtactcttgcctggaaaattccgtggactggggagcctggtaggcttcagtccatggggtcgcaaagagtcggagatgactgagcaacttcactttcactttcacagctctATAAGATAAGTATTATATTCATTCATGCCAGAAATTCATGGATACCACTGGGGCTGCACATTATAAAGAGTCTTATGATCTGAATAACTCTTAGATATCAACATAAATGGCAGTAAATGGCATTTATGCTCATCCTAGCAGAGTGGACTCATTAAGTGGTTATGAGGattaatgtaataaaaatagtgGCACATGTGTCAAGTTCTGTTCTAAATGATctatgctgctgttgtttagttgctaagttgtgtctgactctttgtgaccccacagactgcagcatactaggctcccctgtccatgggatactccaggcaagaatactggaataagttgccatgccctcctccaggggatcttcccgacccatgaatcgaacccatgtctcttacatctcttgcattggcaggtggattcttttaccactagtgccacttgggaagaaagctcagagaggttaactaggccaaagtcacacagctaagtaAATGGAAGAGTAAAAATTCAAACTAAGGAATGCTGATGCATAGATTGGATGGAGATTGGAGAAGAGATGCATCCAGGATGTCACCTGAGTTTTTTTTCTGAGCAACCAAAGGAACAAAACTGTCATTACTTTAAATGTGAAAAGCTTCaggaattaactttttttttagagGAACTCAGTTTGGATATGTTAGGTTTGAGATGCTGATCATGTGTCTACAAAGATGTCAAATAAATCTAAATATGAAAATTGAAATCTGTTAGCATATGCATGGTGTCTAAAGCCCAGAGATGAGTGAGGTCACCTAGAAagtacagacagaaaacaaaagaaatctatAAACTGAGCTCTGGGCATCCCAGTGTTTACAGGTTGAGGAAGTAACAACTCAGCTTAAGAGACAAAACAGAAGGAGTATTCAGGGGATTAGAAGGACCACGAAGTGAGTGTGGTATCCATGAAGGAATCAAAGTCatcaaggaagaaagaataatcAGTAGCATCAAGTGCTGCTGACAGGTCAACTAGATGAGGACTGGAAAGAGCCTTTGGGTTGAACCATGTGGACTCatgattgactcattggaaaagaccctgatgctgggaaagattgaaggcaggaggagaaggggatgacagaggatgagatggttggatggtatcactgactcagtggacatgagtttgagcaagctccaggagttggtgatggatagggaagcctggcatgctgcggtccatggggtcacaaagagctggacacgactgagcaactgaactgagctgaaccatgTGGAGGGCATTGACAGCCCAAGAAGAGCAATTTTGGTGGGCAGGTTGGGAGGTATACCTGCTTGGAGTATGTCCCAAGGGAATGGGACAAAGGGGAGTGAGACAGTGACTTCTGAGTTTTTTATAAAAGGAAGGTGAGAAATAGGCAGGTAGCTGAAAcagaaagtgtttttattttaaatgttgatgtGGGACAAATAAAGGGCATATTTGTAGACAGTAGGAATGTTCTAGTAGAGAGGAGAAATAATTGATGAAATATGTGGATAGGGATTTCCTTGAATACATGAGAGGCAATGAGATCTAGTGCCCAGGGAAAGAGGTTGGCCTTAGCTAGAAGCTTGGAAGATAATCATAGAAGAAAACGTAGAATACATCAGCATACACGCAGGTAGGTTACAAAAGTGCATTGGGAGGTTGATGATGTTCTCTTCTGATTACTTCCATATTCTTGCATATTTATTAAGCTACCATTCTGACCTCACAAATTAAGACTGAAAGTTCCTTTCCTGTTTTATCACTGTACTTCACCTTGATTTCAAGAAAACCTACATCATCCAGCAATTACAACTGTGTATGTGTCTTTCTTCCTCTAAGAGCTGAAGGAGATCAGAAACCATATCACTTTCTTTATTCTTCCATTACACTCAGtatagtgcctgacacacagtaggcactcagtaaatatttgatgagcTGAATTAAATCCAGTACATTTGCTctctctcagttcaattcagttgctcagtcatgtctgactctttgcaaccccatggactgcagcacgtcaggcttccctttccatgcTCTCTCCACATATGCTTTAACCTCATTTGCTTGAGTCCTAAGAAGCTACTAAGATGATCTCTGCTATGAATTGGTGGTCAAATTATTTGTGCTTCTATGTAGTCTGTTAGACATTGTATTAGTTATTAGTGAATATGATACTCTTAAAAACACAGAAGCTTTGCTTATTTTTACAAAGACTTGGACCTTAATCAGGCATCTTCAGAAGGGTTATGATACATGTGATGATGCAAACAACTACTTTTATTATTGACAGATAGTGTTCAGTTTGcccaattactttttttttttttaagaagagaataAATTCACTGCAATGGACTACCATAATCTGAATTTATGGGACTCCATGTGAAATCATGCCCTCTGTTTAAAAAGTGCCAGAGAATCATGTTAGAACCACTTAAGAAAGAACGGATACACAACAAACTGGTTTGTGCTGTGATAGAAAATGTACCTCCTTACCTAGTATTTTATTAAgacttagaaaaagaagaaaaaagaatctgaaaattaattgattttttactGTATATCTTTTAGCAGGCTTCAAGTGACATTAAAATTAAAGTCAAACATAATAGTTAGCTGGGTCATGTCACATGGATGAAGTTTATAGATACTCTTTCAGCAGGATATTCAGTTAGGCATATTGTTGAGGATACAAACTCTGAACTTGAACTTGCATCCTACTTCAGAGGACTTAGTTTTTTGTCTATAAATGGACAAGATAACACTATCTACCTTGTGTAGCTGTtatgagattaaaataaattaatgtctATAAGGGTGCAACATAATATCCAGAATATCAGTAAATTTTAACcactttaatttattttagtaatgatgatgatgatgttaaaACATGCAGGATGCATCCTATTCtaggttttccattttctttcttggtaCACTTTTTCTTCTTGCCTAGTAAACTTTGTAATCCTGGTCTTTCTTCCCTGTCCATTTGCCTGCTGTAGGAAAATTGACGGGACCAATGAGGAAGAAGGTAACATTGAGCTGAATGAAGAAGGGAGGCCAGTGCAGACGTCCAGGCAGAGGCCCCCACTCTGTGACTGCCACTGCTGTGGGGTCCCTAAGCGCTACATCATTGCTGTCATGAGTGGGCTGGGGTTCTGCATTTCCTTTGGGATTCGGTGCAATCTTGGAGTTGCCATTGTGGAAATGGTCAATAACAGTACTGTATATGTTGATGGAAAACCAGAAATTCAGGTCAGTGTCTGTCTATGTCTATGTCAGTGTCTTTTGGCAACAGCtgtattaatgttttaaattcttaaagTAAAACACATaggggactaccctggtggtccagtggttaagactctgcacttccactgcaggagatgaggttttgatccctagttggggatcTAAGCTCCCCCATGCCACATAGTGCagcttaaataaataagtaaataaaatgaaactttaaaaaacatataggatcacaaagaaagccatttattttaaatacagataACAAACTATTTAAGAATTGAATTTGTGATATAGAAACATACGGGTTTCTTTATGAGCACATCAGATGACAAAATCTAGCAATGGGTCTaataatttctataattttggTGTTTGAAGGATGAACAATAATTTGAGATAATGGCAACAGCCATCATGAGATACAAACATGTTTATAATTTCCTCTAGTAATAAAATTACAAGTCTTGATAATATGACTGGGGTTTGTTGCCTACATTCACAATTATAGGAAATACTGCTTTATTAGTTACTAGCAATAAATATGCTGATTTTTCCCCATCCAAGTTCATAGATCCACAGGATTCCATCCATAGACCTAGTTAAGAATCCTGGTAAAAGGATAGAATGAGGTAAGCATCAAAAGAAGGAGGCAACAGGTAAAGCAAGGTTAGGTCGTGGAGAGCCTGGCAAGTCTAAGGTGAGTCAGGTGTGGGCTTTAAGCAGAGAAATGGTGCCATCGGATCCATACTCCAGGATGATCACTGTCCAGCCAGTCATCTCCCAATCAATCCAGTGGATCAGGACTGGAATGAATAGAAGCAGAAGGCCCCATTCAAAGGATACATACACCCATTCAAAGGCTCTTGTAGTCATAAGCAAGCCTATAGTGATGTCACTTAAACAGTACTGTTTTCATGAATCACTGAAAAGATGAAATCTGATTTGTTTCTTAAATGAGAAGCCTTGAGAAATATTGAGATTAtaggagaataaaataaaaatgtattcccAGTGGATACCCAATATATCTGTTTCATTGTGTTGAATGCACACACTGGAATGACTTGTGTGGAAATCCATCTGTTTGCAGAGAGACTTCTAGCACTGTGTACATGACCTTTCCAAAGTACTTACTACCCCTTCTTCCCAagccctggcaaccataagttcattttctcagtgtgagtctctttctgttttgtaagtaagttcatttgtatcttttttttttttagattccatgtataagggatgtcaaatatttctccttctcttcctggtctgatttacttcactcagtatgacactttcttggtccatccctgttgctgcatgTAGCATTATTTcgttcttcttaatggctgagtaatattccatcatgtatatgtaccacattttcttcatccatttctctgttgatggacatttaggtggcttccatgtctcgGCTGGGGCTTccgtagtggctcagatggtaaagaatctgcctgcagtgcctgggttaaatccctgggttgggaaggtcccctgcaggagggcatggtaacccactccagtattcttgcctggagaatcctcattgacaaaggagcctgatggcctacagtccatgtggttgcaaagagtcggacatgactgagtgactaagcgcacgcacgcgcgcacacacacacacacacacacacacacacgccttgGCTATTGCAGACTGCTGCCATGAACATCGGGGTGTacgtatcctttcagatcatgtttttctacacatatatgcctaggagtaggacTGCAGGGTCATAAGGTAGCTCTATGTTTAGTttgttaaggaacctccatattgttctccataatggctgtaccaatttacattcccaccaacagtgcaggagggttcctttcttGCAGAGAGACTTCTAATAGTTCTGCAGTCCCTACCCATGTTTGGGAAAACATTTAGATCAGAGTTTCCCAAACTGGTGTCTGGACGCCACTGTTCTGTAGGCTGTGCTTTGAAGAAGGTGTCATATGAACTAGGAACCTGTACTGTGCTGTGTTCCATGAGAATCTCCAAGAGGGGGCTGTGGTGTGCATTATTTCCTGGGCTTAACTGCAGAATGCTTTCCTTCACACTGTGTCTATCAGCATTACCTGGAACAGTTTCTGCCAAATATTGGTTAGTGAAAATTTGATTTCAGTTCATTAAAAAGAAGTCTTTAGTTGGCCTGCAGATTTCCccaccctttttcttttttaactaagAGATTATTCTACCAGAAGAAAAGGGTACCATGGAGATTCTTCTAACCATTCTCTTTTTTATGCCACAAttgaatctgtttttaaaaggatATCCTGGTTGTTTATTttgggggagaggggcagggagggcagtAGAGGTGTAAGAGGGatgtcatacatttttaaaataaaaaatgatggaCATTAATGAGGTTTCAGATGTGTATCACATGCATTCTGGCAGCCTTTTGTGAGGAAAGGCAGCTAATTAAACTTGTCTGCTAAGGCCTGGAACAAAATGAATTGATGCTGGTTTGCATTTGTTTGTTGCATGAAAAGATAGGCCTAGGTCAACAGAATTTGCTTTGAGGCAAATGGAAAAGGCATTTTGATAAACTTAAGGAGCAATGCTGTGTGTGCTCTTTGGTTTCTATGGTTTCGCCCTCTGGAGTCTTAGAGAAACTGATTAAGATCTAAAATATGCTTCACATCATTTTCTCTGGCCTCATAAGTAAGAGTTTAGTAGCATTTCAGAAGTTCCAATTTATAGCAGGCCATTTCTCACTTATCCAAACAGAACAAAGCTGAGATATCTTCTGAATGTGTTCAACCCAATGGCAAAGATTTCACTAATTGTATCAAGAAAGCCTCTCAATGGCTGGTAATTTTGTTCGGTTGGCTTTATTGGAGAAAAACTAGATATTTTGCactgagatatttttaaatctttattttcaacAGAGGGAGAAAAGTAAGTAGTATGAATaggtgtatgtgctcagttgctcagtcatgtctgactatttgcagccccatacactgtatagcctgccaagctcctctgtccatggaattttccaggcaagaatattggagtgggttccatttccatGTATAAATAGGTAGGCCTTGCAAATAACTGCCATATATTCTGCTAGTCGTATAAACGGTAGCTTCAGTTGATGCGTGAATCATAATCATTTTTTTGGTTTAATAATTATGAGTTTTAAGACATGTGAAtcacttagaacagtgtctggcatgtgGTAAACAATAAATGACTGAAGTCTGA encodes:
- the LOC114114021 gene encoding LOW QUALITY PROTEIN: peptidyl-prolyl cis-trans isomerase D-like (The sequence of the model RefSeq protein was modified relative to this genomic sequence to represent the inferred CDS: inserted 1 base in 1 codon), which produces MSYPSPQAKPSNPSNPRVFFDVDTGGERVGRIVLELFADIVPKTAENFRALCTGEKGIGPTTGXPLHFKGCPFHRIIKKFMIQGGDFSNQNGTGGESIYGEKFEDENFHYKHDKEGLLSMANAGSNTNGSQFFTTVPTPHLDGKHVVFGQVIKGMGVAKILENVEVKGEKPAKLCVIAECRELKEGDDWGIFPKDGSGDSHPDFPEDADVDLKDVDKIVLISEDLKNIGNTFFKSQNWEMAIKKYTKVLRYVEGSRAAAEDADGAKLQPVALSCVLNIGACKLKMSDWQGAVDSCLEALEIDPSNTKALYRRAQGWQGLKEYDQALADLKKAQEIAPEDKAIQAELLKVKQKIKAQKEKEKAAYAKMFA